Proteins from a genomic interval of Amycolatopsis sp. cg13:
- a CDS encoding molybdenum cofactor biosynthesis F family protein: MPATNLSDTSTWLPLDGLAPGFDANKAATVDDLDNQSFTLDCADGGTFSISFTSGRASWNEDGATGETASETFLVDAGLFYVQFHPGAETSFSLLLDVRQGRALVITSTIGDGLPRVTQRFRPATIQGREAHGEEIAPSTALIGRRVQWVYSEEHAYEHVYLTPHWYSWQCLSGPERGLADTDENSVYQIRPGIYVFTWREKVIPCASVTVADHRNVRELRSHGSLFGLGEDGKTPTHFTFGAYGRLLSNTVYSPDYDPAGQ; this comes from the coding sequence ATGCCCGCGACCAACCTGTCCGACACCTCCACCTGGCTCCCGCTCGACGGTCTCGCCCCCGGCTTCGACGCCAACAAAGCGGCCACTGTGGACGATCTCGACAACCAGTCGTTCACTTTGGACTGTGCCGACGGCGGCACGTTCTCGATCAGCTTCACCAGCGGCCGCGCGTCGTGGAACGAGGACGGCGCCACCGGCGAGACCGCTTCCGAGACGTTCCTGGTCGATGCCGGACTGTTCTACGTGCAGTTCCACCCCGGTGCGGAAACGTCGTTCAGCCTGCTGCTGGACGTCCGCCAGGGCCGCGCGCTGGTCATCACGAGCACGATCGGCGACGGACTTCCCCGCGTGACGCAACGGTTCCGTCCCGCGACCATCCAGGGCCGCGAGGCGCACGGCGAGGAAATCGCGCCCAGCACAGCGTTGATCGGCCGCCGCGTGCAGTGGGTGTACAGCGAAGAGCACGCGTACGAGCACGTTTACCTCACCCCGCACTGGTACAGCTGGCAGTGCCTCTCCGGTCCGGAGCGCGGGCTCGCCGACACCGACGAGAACTCCGTCTACCAGATCCGGCCCGGGATCTACGTGTTCACCTGGCGCGAGAAGGTCATCCCGTGCGCGTCGGTGACCGTGGCCGACCATCGGAACGTGCGGGAACTGCGGTCGCACGGTTCGCTGTTCGGGCTGGGCGAGGACGGCAAGACGCCGACGCACTTCACCTTCGGCGCGTACGGCCGACTGCTCAGCAACACCGTCTATTCGCCGGACTACGACCCCGCTGGACAGTGA
- a CDS encoding primary-amine oxidase, whose protein sequence is MSNAHPHPLDPLTADELAAGRAVLEAQGLITETTRFPQVLPVEPDKAAVLAGTETDRRIQFTLLDTATGESADAVVSVTGETLVSHEKCGEGQPPYLFEEYDLAEAITKASPEWQAAMQRRGLGDRIEHAFCAPLAPGYFGREDETGRVVRSLTFLREDSTDSPWAHPVEGLVAHLNLTEQRVLRVEDEGDTPVPEDSGRYGHHPARTTLKPIEITQPEGPSFQVDGSLVTWEGWQLRVGFNAREGLTLHQLTFQDRSVLYRASVPEMVVPYGDTSIGRFWISYFDAGEYLLGKNGNGLRLGCDCLGEIRYFDAFLADDHGQPVRVPNAICMHEEDYGILWKHTDLDGNAEVRRSRRLVISSISTIGNYDYGFFWYLYLDGTIECEAKATGIVFSGAGEPGSAHPHASEIAPGLFAPVHQHLFCARLDFAVDGQRNSVYEVDAVGIPIGDENPYGNAFTWKATELRTEQEAKRHANPAAARVWEVRSTEHTNRLGAPTAYQLVPRPSATLMAQPESTVYQRATFATNHLWVTPYAPGERFPAGDRPNAHPGGAGLPAWTAADRSVSDTDVVLWHVFGPTHIPRPEDWPVMPVDYSGFMMRPYGFCDRNPALDLPSAAHGHCEH, encoded by the coding sequence ATGAGCAACGCACACCCCCACCCCCTTGACCCGCTGACCGCCGACGAGCTCGCGGCAGGCCGGGCCGTGCTGGAGGCACAGGGGCTGATCACCGAGACGACCCGGTTTCCGCAGGTCCTCCCGGTCGAGCCGGACAAGGCCGCCGTACTGGCCGGTACTGAGACCGACCGCCGGATCCAGTTCACCCTGCTCGACACCGCGACCGGCGAATCGGCCGACGCGGTCGTCTCGGTGACCGGCGAGACGCTGGTCAGCCACGAGAAGTGCGGCGAGGGCCAGCCCCCGTATCTCTTCGAGGAGTACGACCTGGCCGAGGCCATCACCAAGGCCTCCCCGGAGTGGCAGGCGGCCATGCAGCGCCGCGGTCTCGGCGACCGCATCGAGCACGCGTTCTGCGCCCCGCTCGCCCCCGGTTACTTCGGCCGCGAGGACGAGACCGGCCGGGTCGTCCGTTCGCTCACCTTCCTGCGCGAGGACAGCACCGACAGCCCCTGGGCGCATCCGGTCGAGGGCCTGGTCGCACACCTCAACCTCACCGAACAGCGCGTCCTCCGGGTCGAGGACGAGGGCGACACCCCGGTCCCCGAGGACTCCGGCCGCTACGGCCACCACCCCGCGCGGACCACGCTCAAGCCGATCGAGATCACCCAGCCGGAAGGCCCGAGCTTCCAGGTCGACGGCTCGCTCGTGACGTGGGAGGGCTGGCAGCTGCGCGTCGGGTTCAACGCGCGCGAGGGCCTGACCCTGCACCAGCTGACCTTCCAGGACCGCTCGGTGCTGTATCGCGCGTCGGTGCCTGAGATGGTTGTTCCCTACGGTGACACTTCGATCGGCCGGTTCTGGATCAGCTACTTCGACGCCGGCGAGTACCTGCTCGGCAAGAACGGCAACGGCCTCCGGCTGGGCTGCGACTGCCTCGGCGAGATCCGCTACTTCGACGCCTTCCTCGCCGACGACCACGGCCAGCCGGTCCGCGTGCCGAACGCGATCTGCATGCACGAAGAGGACTACGGGATCCTCTGGAAGCACACCGATCTCGACGGCAACGCCGAAGTCCGCCGTTCGCGCCGGCTGGTGATCTCGTCGATCTCCACCATCGGCAACTACGACTACGGCTTCTTCTGGTACCTCTACCTCGACGGCACCATCGAATGCGAGGCCAAGGCGACCGGCATCGTCTTCTCCGGCGCCGGCGAGCCCGGGTCCGCGCATCCGCACGCGTCCGAGATCGCGCCCGGCCTGTTCGCGCCGGTGCACCAGCACCTGTTCTGCGCGCGGCTCGACTTCGCCGTCGACGGCCAGCGCAACTCGGTGTACGAAGTGGACGCTGTCGGCATCCCGATCGGCGACGAAAACCCGTACGGCAACGCCTTCACCTGGAAGGCCACCGAACTGCGCACCGAACAGGAAGCGAAGCGGCACGCGAACCCGGCGGCCGCGCGGGTGTGGGAAGTCCGCAGCACCGAGCACACCAACCGGCTCGGCGCGCCGACCGCGTACCAGCTCGTGCCGCGTCCGTCGGCGACCCTGATGGCACAACCGGAATCGACGGTCTACCAGCGCGCGACGTTCGCCACGAACCACCTGTGGGTCACGCCGTACGCGCCCGGCGAACGCTTCCCGGCGGGCGACCGCCCCAACGCGCACCCGGGCGGCGCAGGCCTGCCCGCGTGGACGGCGGCCGACCGCTCCGTAAGCGACACCGACGTCGTGCTGTGGCACGTCTTCGGCCCGACGCACATCCCGCGCCCGGAGGACTGGCCGGTCATGCCGGTCGACTACTCCGGATTCATGATGCGCCCCTACGGGTTCTGCGACCGGAACCCGGCACTCGACCTGCCCTCGGCCGCCCACGGCCACTGTGAACACTGA
- a CDS encoding SDR family NAD(P)-dependent oxidoreductase, with protein sequence MRLDLEDKAVLITGAASGIGLACARAFLEEGARVGVIDRVRPPSLPGEVVAARADVTDEGQVAAAVQLVAESFGGIDAVVGCAGISGPVGRPLAETSAADFAAVMSVNVLGQFLVAKHARPWLGDGSSIVFLASDSAFVCAPGMVPYCASKGAVVSLTRALSVEFDGVRVNCVCPSVVDTPMARGDLGDLLDEPGFPVQAAEEVAQQVVYLASARARTVNGQALLADFGYSARSGFPA encoded by the coding sequence ATGCGACTGGACCTCGAGGACAAGGCCGTGCTGATCACCGGCGCCGCGTCCGGGATCGGGCTGGCCTGCGCGCGGGCGTTCCTGGAGGAGGGCGCGCGGGTCGGCGTGATCGACCGGGTCCGGCCGCCGTCGCTGCCGGGGGAGGTCGTCGCGGCGCGCGCGGACGTCACCGACGAGGGGCAGGTCGCCGCGGCGGTGCAGCTCGTGGCGGAGTCGTTCGGCGGGATTGACGCGGTAGTCGGCTGCGCTGGGATATCAGGACCGGTCGGACGGCCGCTCGCGGAGACCAGCGCCGCAGACTTCGCCGCCGTGATGTCGGTGAACGTGCTGGGGCAGTTCCTGGTCGCGAAGCACGCGCGGCCGTGGCTGGGAGACGGGAGTTCGATCGTCTTCCTGGCCAGCGATTCGGCGTTCGTGTGTGCACCGGGGATGGTGCCCTACTGCGCGTCGAAGGGCGCGGTGGTGTCGTTGACGCGGGCGCTGTCGGTCGAGTTCGACGGCGTCCGGGTCAATTGCGTGTGCCCGTCGGTGGTGGATACGCCGATGGCACGAGGGGATTTGGGGGACCTGCTGGACGAACCGGGATTTCCGGTGCAGGCGGCCGAGGAGGTCGCCCAGCAGGTGGTGTATCTGGCTTCCGCGCGGGCGCGGACGGTGAACGGTCAGGCCTTGCTCGCCGACTTCGGCTATTCGGCTCGGTCTGGGTTTCCTGCTTGA
- a CDS encoding SDR family NAD(P)-dependent oxidoreductase → MADTRVVAITGGGTGIGAAVARRYAGEGAQVVVLGRRREPLEKVAAETGAHVIACDASVREDAEAAIAEILGKYGRLDVIVANAGGHGLSSVVDTGDEEWEIALRSNLSSAFVFCRAALPSLVESGGQVVIVSSLAGLFAGPNVAGYTVAKHALIGLTRSIARDYGPRGVRANAVCPGWVRTPMADGEMEQFAEAAGFDGGHDEGYRRVTAEVPLRRPAEPEEIASIVRFLGSSESSYITGAVLVADGGAHAVDLPTLAFERAGM, encoded by the coding sequence ATGGCAGACACGCGGGTCGTGGCGATTACCGGCGGAGGGACGGGCATTGGGGCTGCGGTTGCTCGGCGGTACGCCGGCGAAGGTGCGCAGGTCGTGGTTCTGGGCCGGCGGCGGGAACCGCTGGAGAAGGTCGCTGCGGAGACTGGTGCGCACGTGATCGCTTGCGACGCCAGCGTCCGGGAGGACGCGGAGGCGGCGATCGCGGAGATTCTCGGGAAGTACGGACGGCTGGACGTGATCGTGGCCAACGCCGGCGGGCACGGGCTGTCTTCGGTGGTGGACACCGGGGACGAGGAATGGGAAATCGCGCTCCGGTCCAATCTTTCCAGCGCGTTCGTGTTTTGCCGGGCCGCGTTGCCTTCGCTGGTGGAAAGCGGCGGGCAGGTCGTGATTGTTTCTTCGCTGGCCGGGTTGTTCGCCGGGCCCAATGTCGCCGGATACACGGTGGCCAAGCACGCGTTGATCGGGCTGACCCGGTCCATTGCCCGGGATTACGGGCCGCGTGGGGTCCGCGCCAACGCGGTTTGCCCGGGCTGGGTGCGGACGCCGATGGCGGACGGCGAGATGGAGCAGTTCGCCGAGGCGGCCGGGTTCGACGGCGGGCATGACGAGGGGTACCGGCGGGTGACTGCGGAGGTGCCGCTGCGGCGTCCTGCCGAGCCGGAGGAAATTGCTTCTATTGTTCGGTTCCTCGGGTCTTCGGAGTCTTCGTACATCACCGGCGCGGTGCTGGTGGCGGACGGCGGGGCGCACGCTGTTGACTTGCCCACTTTGGCGTTCGAGCGGGCCGGGATGTAG
- a CDS encoding TetR/AcrR family transcriptional regulator, whose product MTQIANADTRTRLLDAAAEQVAATPGEDISLRAICAQAGVKMPTLYHFFGSKQGLLDAVVERGFDLYLAEKGAHEPSGDPIQDLRDGWDAHVAFGIANPGFYTLMYGQVHPGHAPAAQERPSAMLRALTRAAADQGRLTVPPDQAAAHILVANIGVTLRQIILAEEDRPLSVAVREGAIAAITGTAPSAADSKHADVHRVLEHAAANPEILGSEETQLLTKWLRTLAERD is encoded by the coding sequence GTGACACAGATTGCGAACGCGGATACACGGACCCGGCTCCTGGACGCCGCCGCCGAGCAGGTCGCCGCTACGCCGGGCGAGGACATATCGCTGCGCGCGATCTGCGCACAGGCCGGGGTGAAAATGCCGACGCTGTACCACTTCTTCGGCAGCAAACAGGGCCTGCTGGACGCGGTCGTCGAGCGGGGTTTCGACCTGTACCTGGCGGAAAAAGGCGCCCACGAGCCGTCCGGCGACCCGATCCAGGACCTGCGCGACGGCTGGGACGCCCACGTCGCCTTCGGAATCGCGAACCCCGGCTTCTACACGCTCATGTACGGCCAGGTCCACCCCGGCCACGCACCCGCGGCGCAAGAACGGCCCAGCGCGATGCTCCGGGCGCTGACCCGGGCCGCCGCCGACCAGGGCCGCCTGACGGTCCCGCCGGACCAGGCGGCCGCGCACATCCTGGTGGCGAACATCGGGGTCACGTTGCGCCAGATCATCCTGGCTGAGGAAGATCGTCCGCTGTCGGTGGCCGTCCGGGAGGGCGCGATCGCCGCGATCACCGGCACCGCGCCCAGCGCCGCCGACAGCAAGCACGCGGATGTCCACCGAGTGCTGGAGCACGCCGCGGCGAACCCGGAAATCCTGGGCTCGGAGGAAACGCAGCTGCTGACCAAGTGGCTGCGCACCCTGGCGGAACGAGACTGA
- a CDS encoding SDR family oxidoreductase yields MTGHTLEGKNVLVAAGAKNLGGLISRQAAQAGANVAIHYNSESTRPQAEETLAAVEAAGGKGVVLTGDLTVPANVAKLFSDAEAALGKIDVAVNTVGKVLRKPITETTEDEYDSMFDINSKAAYFFIKEAGKNVADGGKIITIVTSLLAAFTDGYSTYAGGKSPVEHFTRAAAKEFAPRGISVTAVGPGPMDTPFFYGQETPERVEFHKSQAMGGQLTKIEDIAPIVSFLATSGWWITGQTIFANGGYTTR; encoded by the coding sequence ATGACCGGCCACACTCTCGAAGGCAAGAACGTCCTGGTCGCCGCCGGGGCGAAGAACCTGGGCGGGCTCATCAGCAGGCAGGCCGCGCAGGCCGGCGCGAACGTCGCGATCCACTACAACTCCGAGTCGACCCGTCCGCAGGCGGAGGAAACTCTCGCCGCGGTCGAGGCGGCGGGCGGCAAGGGCGTCGTCCTCACCGGCGACCTGACCGTTCCGGCGAATGTGGCGAAGCTGTTCTCCGACGCCGAGGCGGCGCTCGGGAAGATCGACGTCGCGGTGAACACGGTGGGCAAGGTGCTGCGCAAGCCGATCACCGAGACCACCGAGGACGAGTACGACTCGATGTTCGACATCAACTCGAAGGCGGCGTACTTCTTCATCAAGGAAGCGGGCAAGAACGTCGCCGACGGCGGCAAGATCATCACGATCGTGACCAGCCTGCTCGCGGCGTTCACCGACGGGTACTCGACCTACGCGGGCGGCAAGAGCCCGGTGGAGCACTTCACCCGCGCCGCGGCCAAGGAATTCGCCCCGCGCGGGATCTCGGTCACCGCGGTCGGGCCCGGCCCGATGGACACGCCGTTCTTCTACGGCCAGGAAACCCCGGAGCGGGTGGAATTCCACAAGTCGCAGGCGATGGGCGGGCAGCTGACGAAGATCGAGGACATCGCCCCGATCGTGTCGTTCCTCGCGACGTCCGGCTGGTGGATCACCGGGCAGACTATCTTCGCCAACGGCGGTTACACCACCCGCTGA
- a CDS encoding nuclear transport factor 2 family protein, producing the protein MSEVEIPEPVASFVDAVNRHDDAAFLDAFTENGVVDDWGRSFAGRAEIKGWSDVEFIGSRGVLTPEEVTVSGDTVTVVGDWRSNHANGRSKFVFDVDGDRLAKMTIREG; encoded by the coding sequence ATGTCCGAAGTGGAGATTCCGGAACCGGTGGCGTCGTTCGTCGACGCGGTGAACCGGCACGACGACGCCGCGTTCCTGGACGCGTTCACCGAAAACGGCGTCGTGGACGACTGGGGCCGGTCGTTCGCCGGACGCGCCGAGATCAAGGGCTGGAGCGACGTCGAGTTCATCGGCTCGCGCGGCGTCCTGACCCCGGAAGAAGTGACGGTTTCCGGCGACACTGTCACGGTCGTCGGGGATTGGCGCAGCAACCACGCCAACGGCCGGTCGAAGTTCGTCTTCGACGTCGACGGCGACCGGCTCGCGAAGATGACCATCCGCGAAGGCTGA
- a CDS encoding ABC transporter ATP-binding protein → MSTLRIENLTVTRGAGPVIADVGLTLEPGKITALVGPNGAGKTSLLEALSGVIPAASGTIHVGHTDVTKHSRVSRARLGLAHVEQGRAVFASLTVLENLRLTAKTPAGVDEVLALFPELEKRKNSPAALLSGGEQQMVVLGRAFAAKPQFLLIDEMSLGLAPAVFTRLLPAVTEFANAGAAILLVEQFTHLALKVAQEALVVSSGKVTYAGESQPLLDNPDTLHRAYLGTN, encoded by the coding sequence GTGAGCACGCTGCGCATCGAAAACCTGACCGTCACGCGCGGTGCGGGCCCAGTCATCGCCGACGTCGGCCTGACGCTGGAACCGGGCAAGATCACCGCGCTGGTCGGCCCCAACGGCGCGGGCAAGACCAGCCTGCTGGAGGCGTTGTCCGGCGTGATTCCCGCGGCGTCCGGGACTATCCACGTTGGACACACGGATGTCACCAAACACTCGCGGGTGTCCAGAGCCCGGCTCGGACTGGCGCACGTCGAGCAAGGACGCGCGGTCTTCGCTAGCCTGACCGTCCTGGAAAACCTGCGCCTGACCGCCAAAACCCCGGCTGGGGTGGACGAAGTCCTCGCGCTTTTCCCAGAACTGGAGAAACGCAAGAACTCGCCCGCCGCGCTGCTGTCCGGCGGCGAGCAGCAAATGGTGGTGCTGGGCCGGGCCTTCGCGGCGAAACCCCAGTTCCTGCTCATCGACGAGATGTCGCTGGGCTTGGCTCCCGCCGTCTTCACCAGGCTTCTCCCGGCGGTGACCGAGTTCGCCAACGCGGGCGCGGCGATCCTCCTGGTGGAACAATTCACCCACCTGGCGCTGAAAGTCGCGCAGGAAGCTCTGGTCGTCTCCTCCGGCAAGGTCACCTACGCCGGGGAATCGCAGCCCCTGCTGGACAATCCGGACACGCTGCACCGGGCGTACCTGGGCACCAACTGA
- a CDS encoding ATP-binding cassette domain-containing protein, whose translation MQLADRGAVSRFGTPLVVAVVAVLVGIGLTVGLNGYFAYLGVSVVVAAIALLGLGVVTGSAGMISLCQLTFGAIGAWVVSALNVANAPGGFLFWLLLGGLAAGVVGVLIGLPALRLRGINLAVVTLGLAAAADVTLVEIQFPGTTDGVSVDRPSLVADDNAYFLLCVIVLIICALVVHFLRRGPRGSSWAAVAFSERGTAAAGASVRTAKLSAFAVSATLGGISGGLLTAQVGFAFPTSFAPLQSLALYVLAIMSGAHLIDMAVFGAVLWVAVPELLKRWGVPQDWGYVIFGLLGIQALAGRGNLGTAIRELWRRRSRASAGVQITALDEDPPRLPPGEPVLVVRGLSVTFGQVKALSGVDLAVPKGGVLGVIGPNGAGKSTLVDAISGFLPQAQGTVELADRPLTGNPTQRARSGLRRTFQQDRVPSGLTIEAYVRFVARRRPPADEVAAALEFFGCPPAATPLDRVDVGARRLVEVVGHLMAKPQVLLLDEPAAGLPHEEHVAFGERLRQVPARFGVSVLIIEHDLDLVRSVCDTLTVLDFGEVLASGPQAEVLADPAVLKAYLGETEML comes from the coding sequence ATGCAGCTCGCTGACCGGGGCGCAGTGTCCCGCTTCGGAACCCCACTGGTCGTCGCGGTGGTCGCGGTGCTGGTCGGAATCGGCCTGACCGTCGGCCTCAACGGCTACTTCGCCTACCTCGGCGTAAGCGTCGTAGTAGCCGCCATCGCCCTGCTCGGCCTAGGCGTCGTGACCGGCAGCGCTGGCATGATCTCGTTGTGCCAGCTGACTTTCGGCGCGATCGGCGCATGGGTCGTCTCCGCGCTGAACGTCGCCAACGCTCCCGGCGGCTTCCTCTTCTGGCTGCTGCTGGGCGGTCTCGCGGCAGGTGTCGTCGGTGTCCTCATTGGACTTCCTGCGCTACGCCTGCGCGGGATCAACCTGGCGGTGGTGACGCTCGGGCTAGCCGCGGCCGCCGACGTCACCCTGGTGGAAATCCAGTTCCCCGGCACCACCGACGGCGTTTCGGTAGACCGGCCGTCCTTGGTCGCTGACGACAACGCGTACTTCCTGCTCTGCGTCATCGTCCTGATCATCTGCGCGTTGGTCGTGCACTTCCTGCGGCGCGGTCCGCGGGGCAGCAGCTGGGCCGCGGTGGCGTTCTCCGAACGTGGCACCGCTGCAGCCGGAGCCAGCGTCCGTACCGCGAAGCTCTCGGCCTTCGCCGTCAGCGCCACTCTGGGCGGCATCAGCGGCGGTCTGCTCACCGCACAGGTCGGGTTCGCTTTCCCGACCAGCTTCGCTCCGCTGCAGTCTCTGGCGTTGTACGTGCTCGCCATCATGTCCGGTGCGCACCTCATTGATATGGCAGTGTTCGGCGCTGTCCTGTGGGTTGCCGTACCAGAGCTGTTGAAGCGATGGGGAGTCCCGCAGGACTGGGGTTACGTCATCTTCGGTCTGCTGGGCATCCAGGCTCTGGCGGGACGCGGCAACCTGGGCACCGCGATCCGCGAACTGTGGCGTCGCCGGTCAAGGGCCAGCGCTGGCGTCCAAATCACCGCGCTGGACGAAGATCCCCCGCGCCTGCCGCCTGGCGAACCGGTGCTCGTGGTCCGCGGCTTGAGCGTCACCTTCGGCCAAGTCAAAGCACTGTCCGGAGTGGACTTAGCCGTCCCGAAGGGCGGAGTGCTAGGCGTGATCGGCCCGAACGGCGCCGGAAAGTCCACTTTGGTCGATGCCATCAGCGGCTTCCTGCCTCAGGCCCAAGGAACCGTGGAACTGGCCGACCGGCCCCTCACCGGCAATCCGACGCAACGAGCCCGCTCCGGTCTCCGCCGAACCTTCCAGCAAGACCGAGTCCCGTCAGGACTGACCATCGAGGCGTACGTCCGCTTCGTGGCCCGCCGACGCCCGCCCGCCGATGAAGTCGCTGCCGCGCTGGAGTTCTTCGGCTGCCCGCCAGCAGCAACGCCGCTAGACCGGGTGGACGTGGGTGCACGCCGGTTGGTCGAGGTCGTCGGCCACCTCATGGCGAAGCCCCAGGTGCTGCTCCTGGACGAACCGGCAGCGGGCCTCCCGCACGAGGAGCACGTGGCCTTCGGCGAACGCCTGCGGCAGGTCCCGGCCAGATTCGGCGTGTCGGTGCTGATCATCGAACACGACCTCGACCTGGTCCGGTCCGTCTGCGACACCCTGACCGTGCTCGACTTCGGCGAGGTGCTGGCGAGCGGCCCGCAGGCGGAAGTGCTGGCCGATCCCGCGGTTCTGAAGGCATACCTGGGCGAAACGGAGATGCTGTGA
- a CDS encoding branched-chain amino acid ABC transporter permease — MVQGALAGLAAGGLYAVLAVCLTLMSRLVRVVNFAQAATGMFGSYVGVALSVHGGLPEWLAVVLGVLLGGLLSVLIGWVVSTWLAEAGTGTRSAVTVAVLLLLISLSFILFGNKPQPFQALLAGPAFTVGGVVISQVTVVTVALAVVIAFAARLILTKTPVGISLRALSERPTTAELLGIPAKRLSAAVWGATGLISTVIIVIVAPSQSNDATSLAMLVVPAAAAALLGGFRRLDLAVVGGLVLGMLQGALAQVDQLSVVRNFVPFLAIVGLLVWSQRKEVWDAAR; from the coding sequence ATGGTGCAGGGAGCGCTGGCCGGGCTGGCCGCCGGCGGGCTTTACGCGGTGCTGGCGGTGTGCCTGACGCTGATGTCGAGGCTGGTCCGCGTCGTCAACTTCGCCCAGGCGGCCACGGGCATGTTCGGCAGTTACGTCGGGGTGGCCTTGTCCGTCCACGGTGGACTGCCGGAGTGGCTGGCAGTGGTGCTCGGCGTGCTGCTGGGCGGGTTGCTGAGCGTGCTGATCGGCTGGGTCGTGTCGACCTGGCTGGCCGAAGCAGGCACCGGCACCCGCTCGGCGGTGACCGTCGCGGTGCTGCTGCTGTTGATTTCGCTGTCGTTCATCCTGTTCGGCAACAAACCGCAGCCGTTCCAGGCGTTGCTGGCCGGCCCGGCCTTCACCGTCGGCGGCGTGGTGATCAGCCAGGTGACCGTCGTGACGGTCGCGCTCGCCGTGGTGATCGCCTTCGCCGCGCGGCTGATCCTGACAAAGACGCCCGTTGGTATCTCACTGCGCGCTTTGTCGGAACGCCCGACGACCGCTGAACTGCTGGGCATCCCGGCGAAACGGCTCAGTGCCGCGGTGTGGGGCGCCACTGGCCTGATCAGCACTGTCATCATCGTGATCGTCGCCCCGTCCCAGTCGAACGACGCCACCTCGCTGGCCATGCTGGTCGTGCCCGCCGCGGCGGCGGCCCTGCTCGGCGGGTTCCGCAGGCTGGACCTCGCCGTCGTCGGCGGTCTGGTGCTCGGCATGCTGCAGGGCGCGCTCGCGCAGGTCGACCAGCTTTCGGTAGTGCGGAATTTCGTCCCGTTCCTGGCCATCGTCGGCCTGCTCGTGTGGTCTCAGCGCAAGGAGGTGTGGGATGCAGCTCGCTGA
- a CDS encoding ABC transporter substrate-binding protein, translating to MMRKFLPALASAVLVTLVAAGCAGTADPNGPIVVGSVNALSGPATFPESSQAAKAVFDAANAAGGVHGRKIEYHAIDDKGDPAAAAAAAREIVGGDQAVALVGSSSLIECQINAKYYQQEKVLSISGIGVDPSCFTSPNIGPANVGPFHDMTLTLLYGSEVLHLQDMCALLEIAGNTLPYYRAAIDEWSKITGKKLKYVDATVPYNGSDYTPYIVKARAAGCKAVTVNPVEPDSIGQLKAAQAQGWKDVTWLLLTSVYSEQYAKAVSDAGKGVYVPAEFYPFTDPSSPRTKEWRDLMTRNNIPLTSFSQGGYLAAKYFLQVLNGMQGDITRESVTKALREMKPITDPMVGTPYVFGPGQTHHDNIAGWPVKLATGTNRWEISGTDWLRIPRR from the coding sequence ATGATGAGAAAGTTCCTGCCCGCGCTCGCCTCGGCCGTGCTCGTCACGCTGGTCGCGGCGGGCTGCGCGGGCACCGCCGATCCGAACGGACCGATCGTGGTCGGCTCGGTCAACGCGCTGAGCGGACCCGCCACCTTCCCGGAATCCTCCCAGGCCGCCAAGGCCGTCTTCGACGCGGCGAACGCGGCGGGCGGCGTGCACGGGCGCAAGATCGAATACCACGCCATCGACGACAAGGGCGACCCCGCGGCAGCGGCGGCCGCGGCCCGCGAGATCGTGGGCGGCGATCAGGCAGTGGCGCTGGTCGGTTCGTCCAGCCTCATCGAATGCCAGATCAACGCCAAGTACTACCAGCAGGAGAAGGTGCTTTCCATCTCCGGCATCGGCGTGGACCCGTCGTGCTTCACCAGCCCGAACATCGGGCCCGCCAACGTCGGCCCGTTCCACGACATGACGCTGACCCTGCTGTACGGCTCCGAAGTGCTGCACCTGCAGGACATGTGCGCGCTGCTGGAAATCGCCGGGAACACGTTGCCATACTACCGCGCAGCCATCGACGAATGGTCGAAAATCACCGGCAAAAAACTGAAGTACGTCGACGCGACTGTGCCGTACAACGGTTCCGACTACACGCCGTACATCGTCAAGGCTCGCGCGGCCGGCTGCAAAGCGGTGACGGTGAACCCCGTCGAGCCGGACTCGATCGGCCAGCTGAAAGCCGCGCAGGCACAGGGCTGGAAAGACGTGACCTGGCTGCTGCTCACGAGTGTCTACAGTGAACAGTACGCGAAGGCGGTGTCGGACGCGGGCAAGGGCGTTTACGTCCCCGCCGAGTTCTACCCGTTCACCGACCCGTCGAGCCCGCGCACCAAGGAGTGGCGGGATCTCATGACCCGCAACAACATTCCGCTGACCTCGTTCAGCCAGGGCGGCTACCTCGCGGCGAAGTACTTCCTGCAGGTGCTGAACGGCATGCAGGGCGACATCACGCGGGAATCGGTGACGAAGGCGCTGCGCGAAATGAAACCGATCACCGATCCGATGGTCGGCACGCCGTACGTGTTCGGCCCCGGGCAGACGCACCACGACAACATCGCGGGCTGGCCGGTCAAGCTCGCGACGGGCACGAACCGGTGGGAAATCTCCGGTACCGACTGGCTGCGGATTCCGCGGCGCTAG